A genomic segment from Mustela lutreola isolate mMusLut2 chromosome 15, mMusLut2.pri, whole genome shotgun sequence encodes:
- the LOC131816102 gene encoding peroxiredoxin-6 — MPGGLLLGDEAPNFEANTTIGRIRFHDYLGDSWGILFSHPRDFTPVCTTELGRAAKLAPEFAKKNVKMIALSVDSVEDHLAWSKDINAYNGQEPTETLPFPIIDDKNRDLAILLGMLDPAEKDEKGMPVTARVVFIFGPDKKLKLSILYPATTGRNFDEILRVITSLQLTAEKRVATPVDWKDGDSVMVLPTIPEDEAKKIFPKGVFTKELPSGKKYLRYTPQP; from the coding sequence ATGCCCGGAGGTCTCCTTCTCGGGGACGAGGCTCCCAACTTCGAGGCCAATACTACCATCGGCCGCATCCGTTTCCACGACTATCTGGGAGACTCATGGGGCATTCTCTTCTCCCACCCCCGGGATTTTACCCCCGTGTGTACCACGGAGCTTGGCAGAGCTGCAAAGCTGGCACCAGAATTTGCCAAGAAGAACGTTAAGATGATTGCCCTTTCAGTAGACAGCGTTGAAGACCATCTTGCCTGGAGCAAGGATATCAATGCTTACAATGGTCAGGAGCCCACAGAAACATTACCTTTCCCCATCATTGATGATAAGAATCGGGACCTTGCCATCCTGTTAGGCATGCTGGATCCGGCGGAGAAGGACGAAAAGGGCATGCCTGTGACAGCACGCGTGGTATTTATTTTTGGTCCTGACAAGAAACTGAAGTTGTCCATCCTCTACCCAGCGACAACCGGCAGGAACTTTGATGAGATTCTCAGAGTAATTACCTCTCTCCAGCTAACGGCAGAAAAGAGGGTTGCCACCCCGGTTGATTGGAAGGACGGAGACAGTGTAATGGTTCTTCCAACCATTCCCGAAGATGAAGCCAAAAAAATCTTCCCTAAAGGAGTCTTCACCAAAGAGCTCCCCTCGGGCAAGAAGTACCTCCGCTACACACCCCAGCCGTAG